One genomic window of Trichomycterus rosablanca isolate fTriRos1 chromosome 1, fTriRos1.hap1, whole genome shotgun sequence includes the following:
- the tmem19 gene encoding transmembrane protein 19, whose product MMTDIIVLCFTLAISLSFWIISITVSMYHGTLQPLSPWRWLFSVLVPVILTSRAFKKKSLNISGALAALLVGFILTLANTSFFAALFAFFITSTKLTRWGGAVKKRIDSEYKEGGQRNWVQVFCNGGLPTELALLYMIEVGPGEMPVDFVMQYTASWICLSLLGALACSTGDTWASEVGPVLSKSQPRLITTWKKVPTGTNGGVTIVGLIASFLGGATVGMAYFTSQLLLVSDLHSAAPQWPIVVYSAMAGLLGSMLDSLLGAVMQYSGFDEGTGKVVNFVSPTVKRISGKPILDNNGVNLFSSIFIALFLPGFAWGIWPTR is encoded by the exons ATGATGACCGATATCATAGTGTTGTGTTTTACTTTGGCTATCTCATTGTCCTTCTGGATTATATCCATAACAGTTAGCATGTACCATG GTACATTGCAGCCTTTATCTCCATGGAGGTGGCTGTTCTCAGTTCTGGTCCCTGTTATTCTCACCTCTCGTGCTTTTAAGAAAAAAAGTCTCAACATTAGTGGTGCTCTGGCTG CATTGCTGGTTGGTTTTATTCTCACCTTAGCAAACACAAGTTTCTTTGCAgctttgtttgcattttttatcaCCTCCACCAAACTGACAAGATGGGGCGGGGCTGTCAAGAAACGCATTGATTCTGAGTATAAAGAAG GTGGCCAGAGAAACTGGGTACAGGTTTTCTGTAATGGAGGCTTGCCCACAGAACTAGCTTTACTGTATATGATTGAAGTTGGTCCCGGGGAGATGCCTGTGGATTTTGTGATGCAGTATACTGCTTCATGGATATGCTTGTCACTTCTGGGAGCTTTGGCTTGCAGTACAGGGGACACTTGGGCTTCAGAAGTAGGCCCGGTTCTCAGTAAGAGCCAACCCAGGCTCATTACTACTTGGAAGAAAGTCCCAACAG GTACCAACGGGGGTGTGACAATAGTGGGTCTTATAGCTAGCTTTCTTGGTGGAGCCACTGTGGGAATGGCTTACTTTACCTCTCAGCTACTTCTGGTTAGCGACCTGCATTCAGCAGCTCCTCAGTGGCCTATCGTTGTATACAGTGCTATGGCAGGTTTACTTGGCTCAATGCTTGATTCTTTACTGGGAGCAGTAATGCAGTACTCTG GATTTGATGAAGGCACTGGAAAGGTTGTAAACTTTGTATCACCAACAGTAAAGAGAATATCTGGAAAACCCATCTTGGATAACAATGGAGTGAACCTCTTTTCATCAATCTTTATAGCTCTGTTTCTTCCAGGATTTGCATGGGGCATCTGGCCAACGCGCTAA